One Maribacter dokdonensis DSW-8 genomic region harbors:
- a CDS encoding endonuclease MutS2, with translation MANIHSKTLQDLEFPSVLQQVSLRCHTELGKETALQIAPFITEEVIKIELGKTAEYLSSLVSENRIPNHGFDSINADLKLLKIENTTLELQGFKRIASICLTVAQHQKFFKKFKDYYPLLNDFAVKLEPNTEIPNLINGVIDRFGEVKDNASDQLFAIRRQINAVRGKISQSFGAALNTYQASDYLDEIRESVVENRRVLAVKAMYRKKIKGAVMGTSKTGSIVYIEPEAALKYSRELNNLEFEEKKEVQRILKLLTSQIRPFRALLSAYQEFLTQIDVIAAKAKYAEDINALMPEINADNRLYLREAYHPLLFLNNKRKGEKTFPQTIELHQENRIIVISGPNAGGKSITLKTIGLLQVMLQSGMLIPVHERSEVCFFKKILTDIGDNQSIENHLSTYSYRLKNMNQFLKRCDDNTLFLIDEFGTGSDPELGGALAEAFLEVFYERGSYGVITTHYANLKALANELPHVTNANMLFDGKTLEPTFQLILGQAGSSFTFEVAQKNGIPYSLINKAKKKIERGKVRFDATIAKLQKERNKMAQTGSRLKEEEDKAREESQRLEKLNAKIKSKLENYQELYDHDQRMIQLGNKVNVAADKYFQDNKKRPLVSELLRIVETENSKRKKKTAHQAKLERAKKAQVAQEVQKEVKVIREKKKVEKKKAIIKERNKPRPVFKVGDRVRMQDGKAVGSIDSLEKGKAIVNYGIFTTNVSVDQLEMVEKKK, from the coding sequence GTGGCCAACATACATTCCAAAACATTACAAGACCTAGAATTTCCATCGGTATTACAACAAGTATCCCTTAGGTGCCATACTGAACTAGGTAAAGAAACCGCTTTACAAATTGCCCCTTTCATTACGGAAGAGGTTATCAAAATTGAACTGGGCAAAACTGCTGAATACCTATCTTCATTAGTAAGTGAAAATCGTATTCCAAATCATGGTTTTGATAGTATCAATGCCGATCTAAAGCTATTGAAAATTGAAAACACCACTTTAGAACTCCAAGGTTTTAAACGTATAGCCAGTATTTGCTTAACGGTTGCACAACATCAAAAATTTTTTAAAAAATTCAAGGATTACTATCCATTATTAAATGATTTTGCCGTTAAACTTGAACCCAATACTGAAATACCCAATCTAATCAATGGCGTAATTGATCGATTTGGAGAGGTTAAAGACAATGCCTCCGATCAGTTATTTGCCATAAGACGGCAAATTAATGCCGTAAGGGGAAAAATCAGCCAAAGTTTTGGTGCTGCCCTTAACACCTACCAAGCCTCGGATTACCTTGATGAAATAAGGGAATCGGTCGTAGAAAATAGACGCGTGTTGGCGGTCAAGGCCATGTACCGTAAAAAAATCAAAGGTGCCGTCATGGGTACATCAAAGACAGGAAGTATAGTTTACATAGAACCGGAAGCGGCCTTAAAGTACAGCAGAGAGCTAAACAACCTAGAATTTGAAGAGAAGAAAGAAGTACAGCGTATCCTTAAGCTGTTAACTTCCCAAATTAGACCATTTAGAGCTCTTTTAAGCGCATATCAAGAATTTCTAACACAAATAGATGTCATAGCAGCAAAAGCTAAGTACGCTGAAGATATCAACGCTTTAATGCCTGAAATCAATGCAGACAATAGGTTGTACCTGAGGGAAGCATATCATCCGTTGTTATTTTTAAACAATAAGCGCAAAGGGGAAAAGACTTTTCCACAGACTATAGAACTTCATCAAGAAAACAGGATCATTGTTATTTCCGGTCCCAATGCTGGTGGTAAGAGTATTACATTAAAAACCATTGGCTTGCTTCAAGTAATGCTTCAAAGCGGAATGTTGATACCTGTTCACGAGAGAAGTGAAGTTTGCTTCTTTAAAAAGATTTTAACTGATATAGGAGACAACCAAAGTATTGAAAACCACTTAAGTACATATAGTTATCGTTTAAAGAACATGAACCAGTTTTTAAAGCGGTGCGATGATAACACCCTGTTTTTAATAGATGAATTTGGAACAGGTAGTGACCCTGAATTGGGCGGTGCGCTTGCCGAAGCGTTTTTAGAAGTGTTTTATGAACGCGGGTCTTACGGAGTCATAACTACACACTATGCCAATTTAAAGGCTCTTGCCAATGAATTACCGCACGTAACCAATGCCAATATGCTTTTTGACGGCAAAACATTGGAACCTACCTTTCAATTAATTTTAGGACAAGCCGGTAGTTCATTTACTTTTGAAGTAGCCCAAAAAAATGGTATCCCCTATTCATTGATCAACAAGGCGAAAAAGAAAATTGAACGAGGTAAAGTAAGGTTTGATGCCACCATTGCAAAATTGCAGAAAGAACGCAATAAAATGGCGCAAACAGGGTCTAGATTAAAAGAGGAAGAAGACAAGGCCAGAGAAGAAAGTCAGCGTTTGGAAAAACTAAATGCAAAAATAAAATCTAAACTTGAAAACTATCAAGAGCTCTACGATCATGATCAGCGAATGATCCAATTGGGGAACAAAGTAAACGTTGCTGCAGACAAATATTTTCAAGACAATAAGAAACGACCTTTGGTTTCTGAACTTTTGCGAATTGTAGAAACAGAAAACAGTAAAAGAAAAAAGAAAACGGCGCACCAGGCCAAATTGGAAAGAGCCAAAAAAGCTCAAGTTGCACAGGAAGTACAAAAAGAAGTAAAGGTAATTCGCGAGAAAAAGAAGGTAGAGAAGAAAAAGGCGATTATTAAAGAAAGGAATAAACCAAGACCAGTTTTTAAGGTTGGTGATCGGGTACGTATGCAAGATGGTAAAGCTGTTGGGAGCATAGATTCTCTAGAAAAAGGGAAAGCAATTGTTAATTATGGCATTTTCACCACCAATGTCAGTGTTGACCAATTAGAAATGGTTGAAAAGAAAAAATAG
- a CDS encoding polysaccharide lyase family 7 protein, with protein sequence MKKHFCSLLSLGIVLNVLSCSSSDNTVIEQEETTEVLVEETEINEEEEPEEEPEIENEESLIVWENWYLSVPIDNGDGKATSIFYEDIVNEQLTNEESEYFYKNDDGTYTMFTRFTGFTTSGTSELGDKYCRTELREFWQGNQSTDDNWYMDEGTHILETTLNVDFVEGNGRTIIAQIHGKETEGLEGSPATVKIRWNSGTIQLDYYTVPNDNEPWTSTYDNKIDVADVDNEIFTFKLKIEDGKCYYALECEAKDISIDYTLMYDYVGNGYAYQNYFKTGNYFGWHDDYEQTAQVTLRKVVTDHY encoded by the coding sequence ATGAAAAAACATTTTTGTAGTCTATTATCATTAGGCATTGTTCTTAATGTATTATCATGTTCTTCATCTGACAATACGGTTATTGAACAAGAAGAAACGACCGAAGTTTTAGTAGAAGAGACCGAGATTAATGAAGAGGAAGAACCAGAAGAAGAACCAGAAATTGAAAATGAAGAAAGTCTCATTGTTTGGGAAAATTGGTACTTATCTGTTCCTATTGACAATGGCGATGGTAAGGCCACCTCTATTTTTTACGAGGATATTGTAAATGAGCAATTAACTAATGAGGAGTCCGAGTATTTTTATAAAAATGATGATGGTACGTATACCATGTTCACGAGATTTACAGGATTCACCACTTCTGGTACTTCTGAATTGGGCGATAAATATTGCAGAACGGAATTAAGAGAATTCTGGCAAGGCAATCAAAGCACGGATGATAACTGGTATATGGATGAAGGAACTCATATATTGGAAACTACCTTGAACGTTGATTTTGTTGAAGGTAACGGTAGAACAATAATTGCACAGATTCACGGAAAAGAAACTGAAGGTTTAGAGGGGTCACCAGCAACTGTTAAGATAAGATGGAACAGCGGAACCATTCAATTAGATTACTACACCGTACCTAATGATAACGAGCCATGGACCAGTACATACGACAACAAGATAGATGTGGCCGACGTTGATAACGAAATATTTACTTTTAAATTAAAAATAGAAGATGGTAAGTGTTACTACGCATTAGAATGTGAAGCAAAAGATATTTCTATTGACTACACCCTAATGTATGATTATGTTGGTAATGGATATGCTTATCAAAATTATTTTAAAACCGGAAACTACTTTGGCTGGCATGATGACTACGAGCAAACCGCACAAGTTACCCTAAGAAAAGTTGTAACTGATCATTACTAA
- a CDS encoding thiol-disulfide oxidoreductase DCC family protein — MYLYNVEQSKKIILFDGVCNLCNNSVQFVIKRDVNDVFQFAALQSETGKRLLTERNIDTQEVDSIILIEPNIAYYTKSTAALEIGKHLKGLKAISSILLWLPESLRNIVYDFIARNRYKWYGKKDNCMIPSEELKSKFI, encoded by the coding sequence ATGTATCTTTACAATGTGGAACAATCTAAAAAAATAATTCTCTTTGATGGCGTTTGCAACTTATGCAACAATAGTGTGCAATTTGTAATTAAGCGAGATGTTAACGATGTATTCCAATTTGCCGCGTTACAAAGTGAAACAGGAAAAAGGCTATTAACAGAACGAAATATTGACACCCAAGAAGTTGACTCTATAATTCTTATAGAACCCAATATTGCCTATTACACAAAATCCACAGCAGCTCTTGAAATTGGAAAACATTTAAAAGGACTTAAGGCAATATCTTCCATTTTACTGTGGCTACCCGAGTCTTTAAGAAATATCGTATACGATTTTATTGCCAGAAATAGATACAAATGGTATGGTAAAAAAGATAATTGTATGATTCCGAGTGAAGAATTAAAAAGCAAATTCATCTAA
- a CDS encoding DUF748 domain-containing protein, with translation MSDLNRKRYKKKRYVIPITLIVFLIAIRLSLPYIVKNYVNNVLADIPGYYGQVEDIDLSIIRGAYTIHGMYLNTVNGNTEVPFLDFKETDISIEWNALFNGRIVSEIEMREPTVIYIFEDQQDSTTQADAEDWTKALTDLVPIDINRFTVKKGKLAFLQLQADPNIDLHLSHVELSATNLRNVVEKSRTLPSNIKATATSIGNGDVILEGDMNLVKEIPDMDITFSLENANATALNDFTNHYAGIDFDEGSFDLFGELAIADGYLKGSFKPILKNAKLIGKDDGFLKTLWEGFVGFFKFILKNHKQDTLATKIPVEGDLNSVKTKIWPTVTRIFRNAWIQAYKDITDDDLNFKDAADGADKLNEKSKKN, from the coding sequence ATGAGCGATTTAAATAGGAAACGGTATAAGAAAAAAAGATATGTAATACCTATCACACTAATAGTTTTTCTAATTGCTATACGGCTCTCCCTACCCTACATCGTAAAAAATTACGTAAATAATGTTCTTGCGGACATTCCTGGATATTATGGTCAAGTTGAAGACATTGATCTATCTATTATTCGGGGTGCCTACACCATACACGGTATGTACCTCAATACAGTTAACGGCAATACGGAAGTGCCGTTTTTAGATTTTAAAGAAACGGATATTTCCATTGAGTGGAATGCCCTATTTAATGGAAGAATCGTTAGTGAAATCGAAATGAGAGAACCTACGGTCATTTATATTTTTGAAGACCAACAAGACTCCACTACACAGGCTGATGCTGAAGATTGGACAAAAGCTTTAACCGACCTAGTTCCTATTGATATTAACCGATTTACAGTTAAAAAAGGAAAACTTGCATTTTTACAGCTGCAAGCTGACCCCAACATAGATCTGCACTTGTCTCATGTAGAACTCTCCGCAACCAACTTAAGAAATGTAGTTGAAAAATCAAGAACGTTACCATCTAACATTAAGGCTACTGCCACTTCTATCGGTAATGGTGATGTAATATTAGAAGGTGATATGAATTTGGTAAAAGAAATACCGGATATGGATATTACTTTTAGCTTGGAAAATGCCAATGCAACGGCTCTTAACGACTTTACCAACCACTACGCCGGAATTGATTTTGATGAAGGTTCATTTGATTTGTTCGGAGAACTTGCCATTGCCGATGGATATTTAAAGGGTTCGTTTAAACCTATTTTAAAAAATGCCAAACTCATTGGAAAAGATGACGGCTTCTTGAAAACCTTATGGGAAGGCTTTGTTGGCTTTTTTAAATTCATTCTTAAAAATCATAAGCAAGATACGCTCGCCACTAAAATTCCGGTTGAAGGAGACCTTAACAGCGTCAAAACAAAAATCTGGCCCACAGTTACGCGAATTTTCAGAAATGCATGGATACAGGCTTATAAGGATATTACAGATGATGATTTAAATTTTAAGGATGCCGCCGATGGAGCCGATAAGTTAAATGAGAAATCAAAAAAGAATTAA
- a CDS encoding DUF1206 domain-containing protein, with amino-acid sequence MNDTIKKIALSGYISKGIVFSITGILAFLSAFNMGGRKAGKISIISYLEQQTLGSVIIVLLGVGLICYGIWRLIQGVNDPEGIGTDFKGLVKRISFSISGIIYFSLGLIAIAEAFGLFSIYSTGENSKEPILNTSTRSLIFIITGGALGIKAVYQFVKIYKGNFINNFAIQSVTSLNTRKYIKRMGYAGLLSRGIVTSIISYFFLSTGIDLNASSKQVKGTAEAFSFIQDQAYGKYLLGFVAAGLVCYGLFMFSTAAYRKYND; translated from the coding sequence ATGAACGATACTATAAAAAAAATTGCCCTTAGCGGTTACATTTCCAAAGGCATCGTATTTTCCATTACAGGAATTCTAGCTTTCTTATCGGCATTTAATATGGGAGGAAGAAAAGCTGGAAAAATTTCAATTATTAGCTATTTGGAACAACAAACCCTAGGCTCTGTAATTATAGTTTTACTAGGTGTAGGACTTATTTGCTATGGCATTTGGAGATTGATACAAGGGGTAAACGACCCTGAAGGCATTGGAACCGATTTTAAAGGTTTGGTAAAACGAATTAGTTTTTCCATAAGCGGAATCATTTATTTCTCACTAGGCTTAATTGCCATTGCCGAAGCGTTCGGTTTATTTTCTATTTATAGTACAGGTGAAAACAGCAAAGAACCTATATTAAATACATCCACCCGCTCCCTGATTTTTATTATCACTGGAGGTGCCCTTGGCATAAAAGCGGTATATCAATTTGTTAAAATCTATAAAGGTAATTTCATTAACAACTTTGCCATACAATCCGTCACATCACTGAACACACGAAAATATATTAAAAGAATGGGTTATGCCGGTTTACTATCCAGAGGCATTGTCACCAGTATTATTTCCTATTTTTTTCTGTCAACAGGAATTGATTTAAATGCCTCTTCTAAACAAGTCAAAGGTACTGCGGAAGCTTTTTCATTTATACAAGATCAAGCTTATGGAAAATATTTATTAGGTTTTGTTGCTGCCGGTTTGGTTTGCTACGGGTTGTTCATGTTCAGTACCGCAGCCTACCGCAAGTACAATGATTGA
- a CDS encoding dicarboxylate/amino acid:cation symporter encodes MRKLELHWQILLGMLAGVLFALAMVQLEWGPKFISDWIKPFGNIFINSLKLIAVPLILGSLIKGVSDLKDISKLSQMGGRTIAIYIATTVIAVTIGLGVVNIVKPGGSITEQTRTELVENYKGDADAIKSKAEKQKEAGPLQALEDLVPSNIFNAASDNGNMLQVIFFAIFFGIGLILIPEEQATPVKKFFDGFNEVILKLIDLIMLAAPYGVFALLAALIVESPSMDLFKALAWYAFCVVLGLSLMLGVYLLLVWIFTKTSPSKFMKGMSPAQLLAFSTSSSAATLPVTMERVEEHLGVDEEVTSFVLPIGATINMDGTSLYQAIAAVFIAQAFGMELSLSAQLGIIVTATLASIGSAAVPGAGMVMLVIVLAQAGIPEAGLALIFAVDRPLDMCRTVINVSGDASVSMMVAKSVDKLHEPKVKNWDDNYKK; translated from the coding sequence ATGAGGAAGCTTGAGTTGCATTGGCAAATTCTATTGGGAATGTTGGCAGGGGTTTTATTTGCTTTAGCAATGGTTCAATTGGAATGGGGTCCAAAATTTATTTCAGATTGGATCAAACCATTTGGTAACATTTTTATCAACTCATTAAAATTAATAGCGGTACCACTTATTTTGGGCTCGTTAATAAAAGGAGTATCGGATTTGAAGGATATTTCTAAGCTTTCACAGATGGGAGGGCGCACAATAGCTATATACATTGCCACTACCGTTATTGCCGTTACCATAGGTTTAGGGGTAGTAAATATTGTGAAACCTGGAGGCTCAATTACCGAACAGACAAGAACTGAACTGGTTGAAAACTACAAAGGTGATGCCGATGCCATAAAGTCTAAAGCGGAAAAGCAAAAAGAGGCGGGCCCGTTACAAGCTCTAGAAGATTTGGTGCCTAGTAATATATTTAATGCAGCTTCTGATAATGGAAACATGCTGCAAGTGATATTTTTTGCCATTTTCTTTGGTATAGGATTGATACTCATACCTGAAGAACAAGCAACACCTGTAAAAAAGTTCTTTGATGGTTTTAATGAAGTAATTCTAAAGCTTATAGATTTAATTATGCTGGCGGCACCATATGGTGTATTTGCTTTATTGGCTGCCTTAATCGTGGAATCTCCAAGTATGGACCTCTTTAAAGCCTTGGCTTGGTATGCTTTCTGTGTTGTTCTTGGGCTTTCGCTAATGTTAGGTGTATATCTACTTTTGGTTTGGATTTTTACTAAAACTTCTCCAAGTAAGTTCATGAAAGGTATGTCACCGGCACAACTTCTAGCTTTTTCAACAAGTTCTAGTGCTGCTACGCTGCCGGTCACCATGGAAAGGGTAGAGGAGCATTTGGGGGTAGATGAAGAAGTAACAAGTTTTGTATTGCCAATTGGTGCAACTATAAATATGGATGGTACTAGTTTATACCAAGCTATTGCAGCGGTTTTTATTGCTCAAGCTTTTGGTATGGAGCTTAGTCTTTCCGCGCAATTGGGTATTATTGTAACGGCTACCCTTGCATCAATAGGAAGCGCTGCGGTACCGGGAGCTGGTATGGTAATGCTGGTTATTGTTCTTGCGCAAGCAGGAATACCTGAAGCTGGATTAGCGCTCATATTTGCTGTAGATAGACCATTGGATATGTGTAGAACGGTAATAAACGTCTCTGGTGACGCTTCCGTTTCTATGATGGTAGCGAAGTCAGTTGATAAGTTGCACGAACCAAAGGTTAAGAATTGGGACGATAATTATAAAAAATAA
- the aroC gene encoding chorismate synthase, translating into MAGNSFGNIFRVSTFGESHGRAIGGVIDGCPSEIELDFEAIQRDLDRRKPGQSAIVTQRKEPDEVEFYSGIFEGKTTGTPIGFAIRNTNQKSKDYGHIKDSYRPSHADYVYDQKYGFRDYRGGGRSSARETASRVVAGAIAKQFLKGIEIQAFVSQVGNLGLGKHYTELDLSLTESNVVRCPDSEMAAKMEEYIKSIKKEGDTIGGIITCVAKNVPIGLGEPVFDKLHAELGKAMLSINAVKGFEYGSGFEGVKMKGSAHNDQFNSDGSTKTNFSGGIQGGISNGMDVYFNVAFKPVATVIQGYETIDKEGNMVKTQGKGRHDPCVVPRAVPIVEAMTALVLADYTLMNRTIKL; encoded by the coding sequence ATGGCAGGTAATAGCTTTGGAAATATATTTAGGGTAAGCACATTTGGAGAATCTCATGGTAGGGCAATTGGTGGAGTGATAGATGGTTGTCCTTCTGAAATTGAATTGGATTTTGAAGCCATACAAAGAGATTTAGATCGTCGTAAACCTGGGCAGTCTGCTATAGTTACCCAGCGTAAAGAGCCGGATGAAGTAGAATTCTATTCCGGTATTTTTGAAGGTAAGACCACAGGTACTCCAATTGGTTTTGCTATACGTAATACCAACCAGAAGTCTAAGGATTATGGTCATATTAAAGATTCTTACAGACCGTCTCATGCAGATTATGTATATGATCAAAAGTATGGTTTTAGAGATTATCGTGGTGGAGGAAGAAGTTCAGCAAGGGAAACAGCTAGTAGGGTAGTGGCAGGTGCCATTGCAAAACAGTTCTTAAAAGGAATTGAGATACAAGCCTTTGTTTCACAAGTGGGTAATTTGGGCTTAGGTAAGCACTATACGGAATTAGATCTTTCTCTAACGGAATCCAATGTGGTGAGATGTCCTGATTCGGAAATGGCCGCTAAGATGGAAGAGTATATAAAATCCATTAAAAAGGAAGGTGATACCATAGGTGGAATAATTACCTGTGTCGCCAAAAATGTACCGATTGGTTTGGGTGAACCTGTATTTGATAAGTTACACGCTGAATTGGGCAAGGCAATGCTATCGATCAATGCTGTTAAAGGCTTTGAATATGGAAGTGGTTTTGAAGGTGTAAAGATGAAAGGTAGTGCACATAACGATCAATTTAATAGTGACGGATCTACAAAGACTAATTTCAGTGGTGGTATTCAAGGGGGAATAAGTAACGGAATGGATGTTTACTTCAATGTTGCATTTAAACCAGTGGCTACAGTAATACAAGGCTATGAAACTATTGATAAAGAGGGTAATATGGTGAAAACACAGGGTAAGGGAAGACACGATCCATGTGTAGTACCAAGAGCGGTACCCATTGTTGAAGCTATGACGGCATTGGTATTAGCGGACTATACACTTATGAATAGAACTATTAAATTATAG
- a CDS encoding UDP-2,3-diacylglucosamine diphosphatase, with protein MKKRRLEIAVLSDIHLGSYACHAEELLTYLSSIDPKILILNGDIIDAKRMRNNYFPPAHLKVVKKIFSLAAKGTVVHYITGNKDEPFRKIDDIYMGTIQVSNRLSLKLNGKNTLFFHGDIFDFSFRHSHWLLNFGEAGFDTLLKLAKLKTKVLGLFGKKNKPFSNPELDYGERDPSQISLFENNVVKMAVNHHYDHVVCGHSHSPNKQLFETKKGECLYLNSGDWVKHMTALEYSFKRWKLYRYENDKLASFYMDEELKSMNMNELIATITQRKERESKKAKDGFTDN; from the coding sequence TTGAAAAAACGTCGTCTTGAAATAGCGGTTCTATCTGATATTCACTTAGGCTCATACGCTTGTCACGCGGAAGAATTACTAACATACCTATCTAGTATTGATCCTAAAATACTAATTCTTAACGGTGACATTATTGACGCAAAAAGAATGCGCAATAATTACTTTCCTCCAGCACATTTAAAGGTGGTCAAGAAAATATTCTCATTAGCGGCAAAGGGAACTGTGGTACACTACATAACAGGCAACAAGGACGAACCTTTTAGAAAAATAGATGACATCTATATGGGTACCATTCAAGTGTCAAATAGACTTTCTCTAAAGCTAAATGGCAAAAACACACTTTTTTTTCATGGCGATATTTTTGACTTTTCATTTAGACATTCCCATTGGTTATTGAATTTTGGTGAAGCGGGTTTTGATACCTTGTTAAAACTAGCAAAATTAAAGACCAAGGTTTTAGGACTGTTCGGTAAGAAAAACAAGCCGTTCTCCAATCCTGAATTAGATTATGGTGAAAGAGATCCAAGCCAAATCTCCCTATTTGAAAATAACGTTGTAAAAATGGCGGTAAACCATCATTATGACCATGTGGTCTGTGGCCATAGCCATTCTCCCAACAAACAGCTTTTTGAAACCAAAAAGGGCGAATGTCTATACTTAAATTCTGGCGATTGGGTAAAACATATGACCGCCCTGGAATATTCTTTTAAACGTTGGAAACTATACCGATATGAAAATGACAAACTAGCATCTTTCTATATGGATGAAGAACTCAAATCTATGAACATGAACGAGCTAATTGCTACCATTACCCAAAGAAAAGAACGGGAGTCTAAAAAAGCAAAAGACGGTTTTACCGATAACTAA